In Streptomyces nojiriensis, the sequence CTCTTCTGGTCGCCGGAGTTCGAGTACGCGGAGACCGACATCCACGAGCTGACCCACGAGCGCGACAAGCTCCGCGAGTGGATGTGGACCGTCCCGGCGCCGCCCGCGCTGGACCCGGCGGCCGAGGAGCCCAAGGAGATCGCCGCCGCCCGCAAGGCGGTGGAGAAGGCCGAAGCCGCAGCCGCGGCGGCAGCCGCCGCCGAAGCCGCAGCAGCCGAAGCCGCCGCCCAGGCGGCCGAGACCGAACCGCCGACCGAACCGACCCCGGAGGGAGACGCGTGAGCCCCGCCGCCACCCTGGCCGAAGCCGCCACCACCACCGGGCCCGGCTTCCTCTCCCCGGCCGGCGTCGAGATCGCCTTCCTCCTCGTCGGACTCGCCACCCTCGGCGCGGCCCTCGTCACGGTCACCACCAAGCAGCTGGTGCACGCCGCCCTGTGGCTGGTCGTCGCGCTCGGCGGCATCGCCGTCGAGTACCTGCTGCTGACCGCCGAGTTCATCGCCTGGGTCCAGGTCCTCATCTACCTCGGCTCCGTGGTCGTCCTCCTCCTCTTCGGGCTGATGCTCACCAAGGCCCCCATCGGCCGCTCCCCGGACGCCGACTCCGGCAACCGCTGGATCGCGCTCGGCGTCGCCGTCGTCGCGGCCGTGTCGCTGGTCTGGGTGGTCGTCGACGCCTTCCGCACCACCTGGATCGACCTCGACGGACCGGCCCAGGGCTCCACCAAGGTCTCCGGCGAGATCCTCTTCCAGCACTGGGTGCTGCCGTTCGAGGCGCTCTCCGTCCTCCTCCTCGCAGCCCTGATCGGCGCCATCGTGCTGTCCCGCAGGAACGAACCCACCGACGCCACCGACGCCAGCGACAAGGGGCAGCGCTGATGCACCTCGCCTACCCCGCCGTACTCGCGGCGCTCCTCTTCTGCACGGGCCTGTACGGGGTACTCGCCCGCCGCAACGCCATCCTGGTCCTGATGTCCGTCGAGCTGATGCTCAACGCCGTCAACCTCAACCTGGTGGCCTTCGACGTCTGGCTGCGCGACGCCCTGCACGCCGGCCAGGCCCTCACCCTCTTCACCATCGCGATCGCCGCCGCCGAGATCGGCATCGGCCTCGCGATCGTGCTGATGGTGTACCGCAACCGGGGCACCTCCGACGTCGACCGGCTGCGCGACACCGCCGAAGGCCACGAGCCCGCCGCGAACAACCAGAGCGAGGTCACCGCGTGAGCACCACGACCCTCGCCGCCCT encodes:
- the nuoK gene encoding NADH-quinone oxidoreductase subunit NuoK; this translates as MHLAYPAVLAALLFCTGLYGVLARRNAILVLMSVELMLNAVNLNLVAFDVWLRDALHAGQALTLFTIAIAAAEIGIGLAIVLMVYRNRGTSDVDRLRDTAEGHEPAANNQSEVTA
- a CDS encoding NADH-quinone oxidoreductase subunit J family protein — protein: MAEAATTTGPGFLSPAGVEIAFLLVGLATLGAALVTVTTKQLVHAALWLVVALGGIAVEYLLLTAEFIAWVQVLIYLGSVVVLLLFGLMLTKAPIGRSPDADSGNRWIALGVAVVAAVSLVWVVVDAFRTTWIDLDGPAQGSTKVSGEILFQHWVLPFEALSVLLLAALIGAIVLSRRNEPTDATDASDKGQR